Sequence from the Pecten maximus chromosome 8, xPecMax1.1, whole genome shotgun sequence genome:
TCCTCTACAGTAAGAcaactcccaaggcatgacATATGGCCTTCCGGCCCTCTACAGTAAGACAGCTCCCAAGGCATGACATATGGCCTTCCAGCACTCTATAGTAAGAcaactcccaaggcatgacATATGGCCTACCGGCCCAATACAGTAAGACAGCTCCCAAGGCGTGACATATGGCCTTCCGGTCCTCTACAGTAAGAcaactcccaaggcatgacATATGGCCTTCCGGCCCTCTACAGTAAGACAGCTCCCAAGGCATGACATATGGCCTTCCGGTCCTCTACAGTAAGACAACTTCCAAGGCATGACATATGGCCTTCCAGCACTCTATAGTAAGAcaactcccaaggcatgacATATGGCCTACCGGCCCAATACAGTAAGACAGCTCCCAAGGCGTGACATATGGCCTTCCGGTCCTCTACAGTAAGAcaactcccaaggcatgacATATGGCCTTCCGGCCCTCTACAGTAAGACAGCTCCCAAGGCATGACATATGGCCTTCCGGTCCTCTACAGTAATACAACTCCCAAGGCGTGACATATGGCCTTCCGGTCCTTTATAGTAAGAcaactcccaaggcatgacATATGGCCGTCCGGTCCTCTACAGTAATACAACTCCCTAGGCGTGACATATGACCTTCCGGTCCTCTATAGTAAGAcaactcccaaggcatgacATATGGCCTTCCGGTCCTCTACAGTAAGACAATCCCAAGGCAAGGCATGACATATGGCCTTCCGGTCCTCTACAGTAAGAcaactcccaaggcatgacATATGGCCTTCCGGCCCTCTACAGTAATACAACTCCCAAGGCAAGGCGTGACATATGGTCTTCCGGTCCTCTACAGTAATACAACTCTCAAGACATGACATATGGCCTTCCGGTCCTCTACAGTAAGAcaactcccaaggcatgacATATGGCCTTCTGGCCCTCTAGAGCAAGACCCCTCCCAAGGCATGTAATGACATTTATCAGTCTAGATGCCCTGTTGTGGAGTGCTTgaatatgtttatcaaaatttaacattGAATCCATAGTAACAACCAGTGGTTTAACAATACTAACAATGAATTATAATTTCACCAATTTTAAAGGATCTGATTTCTTCTTCTGATTTCTTCCTAATAGCCAATCTTGAACATTGTGTGGGTTTGCTCTCATTTCATTAACTGTAAACCATTTAATCCATGTTTTACTCTGGATTTCTAATAAAAACTGAATTTTGTAATGAATAGCTGAGAGTGTTGTCGTCTGCATAGTTATATGATTAAGCACTTTTGTGAAATGGAAAACATCAGTAATAAAAAATTGTGGAGCCCAATATTGAACCCTGTGGGCCTCCTTTTAGCAccttttttcacaaaatttgtgCGATTAGCTATCTTTACGCATTGCCTTCTTTTTGAGAGGTAGATTTGATAAATTCAACAGCATCATCTCCAACACCATATACCCTCAACTAATCCAATAACAGTTCTGTTGGAACACAGTCGAATGCTTGGATAGGTCCATTTAATGGCTGTCAATGGAGACGGACAGCTACATGCTCGCCGAAAAATGGTGAGACAGGGGTTTAAGATGCTGCTTTCGGTAGTAGGTCTAGAAAAGTTCCACTTTGCAACATAGAATTTACTAGTTTAATGATTGGACTAATGATTATACTTTTAGTCATATTAGTTGTTCTGTGACTTTTTCATCTATCTATAATAAACAAAGCTCAGGGGAAGCTTGGTACTACTGCTTTATAGCTGGAATACATAAGGATATTGGGGTTGTCTTGTCCGTCAGGTTGAAATACGTTGTTGCCAATGTCTGAGGCAAATTGAAGAAATTGTTAAACAAAATTCACATACTTTTGTACGAGTAGCATCACCATACAGGTAACATCTCATACAGGCAACAAACTGTATAACCAAACTTATACTTAAATGCGATAACCTTTGTGGTCTTATTGAGTTATAATTGAATTGCTCTAGAAACAATTGGTATGAAAGGCAATGCAGTTAGTTGATTCTGAGTTGGTCTCAAAACCAACTTGATTCATAACTATTTTGGTATTATGAAAGCAATTCAATTAAATCTGCTTGTTTACACATGCTAGCTTAACCAATACAGAATCTCTATGTCTACAGTATTACTCATTACTGTCCAACACTGAATACTAGTTATCACTTTAATAGACAAAACCACATCAATATTTCTATCATTAATAACAACATGACACTTtgatttgtcaatattttgttattttgacaAATAATCTGTGATTATAACAAgaccattgttttttttttgtaaattaataAGCACCAGATGCctgaaaatacaatgtacacactttaatttacatgtacaatttttacTCAATAACCTAAAATCAAATATCCTGTGAAATTGTTCATCATCAAAATTCATACAGCCATAAACATTTCAATGTCATCAATgaaaggtcaaatgtcacacGCACACATTTTGAAGCACCTATTGTGAACACAATATGTAGAGCTATGTACGATGATATGTGCCATTAACTTTGGTATTAAAGACAAAGTTAGAGtgtcattgttttctttatttgatgATCACCATCCTGCTATTTAAATGAGAGAGCACAAGTTGACAGTAGGCTGAGTAAATCCATCCCCATAACCGATCGTCTCCACCAGTTCAGGTCTCCCGATCACACATTGGACATAAACTGTTCCTGATCTTGGATGACCTCATCCAGACAATGAGATTGTACCGTTCACCTGTGTGAATTGGAAGTGCTCCATGGTAGTGCTGACCGCGATGAACAATTCCAATCCCAGCCTTATGTTCATACTCAGGAACACTCTGTGTCTTCCAGTGGGACAGTCCTCAGGTTGCCAAAGTACAGTGAGCCTCCCGTGTACGTCTTACCAAGCGACACATTTAACGTCACTTCAGCGTTGTCATAGTGATAATTGAGGTCGAGATCCTCTCCCATTTTGTACTGTACAATAAAGGCTTTGTGAGAGTCGAGCTGAGCCACGCCCCAGTCAGGGAAAAGAATTGAAGCAATTTTTTGTAAATACTTCTGTCTTAATGGGTTCAGAAATTCTTCATCAAATCCAAGTTCATTTAATAGTATCTGAAATAGGACAAATGGTCAAATGTTACCCAATCAGATGTCTATTACATGTAAGACTCCTAACttttataaatagaaatattgtTCTCTGATATATAGAGTGTAAAACCACTACTATTACAGAATACCTATTTTCAATCCGATCAAAACTTTTTAATTTGGAGTCGACCTTTAATGTTATCTATCCAAAATAAGTATATTTCATTCCAGATTACTTTTGATAACATTAAAATTTTCGATCAAAATCTATTAAAGATCTTACTCATTTATGTTTTGCTATCTACAGAAATCAGTTAAGTTActcaatacattttttatattcTTGATACTGAGATTGCAAAACTGaaataatatatcaaaagaTATGTTCTGTATATCTATGAGAACAGAATTTCAATGATTTGATTGAACAATGACTATTTTCAACAAAACTACTTTCCTTCAATAACAAGATGcctatgggccttaacggtcacctgagacttAAACATATAACCATCATCTATGTACTTATAATGTATTTCTAAACATTTCTTAAACATAAAGTACTACAGTTTTGCCCTTTCtaaaaatttgaatcatttccattaaaatgtgACTTCCCTGCATAAAATATAGTATAGTTTAGCACCTCTTCAGGGAGAAACATGAAACCTATGGCCCATGGAATtgacaattttgataaatcaccttaagacctttccatctatgaagagtatttgaccTAAAACATGGGATCAACATCAAGGAAATTATCTAAGATATATGTTATCGATCTGATGGTCGCATTCAAATGCTATACTTATGTTTTCTCTTCACTTCTGTTCTTTAACCAGTCATTTgattactgtgaccttgaactttgttGGTCCAGGGCATAATTATTGCAGCCAGCAACTTGTGCTATGCTAATTATCAAGTGTATATGTTTcacagtaatgaaaaaaaattatatttatttgaattgcAATTCATGGATAATTCTGAATTTTGGCAGGAAAACATtcttcaaagtgccatatctgcgacatatttgatgattttaccTAGAAACCTTGCACACGCCTTCATAAAAGtaggttctttaaaatgtgacccaaacgaatcattttgaaaaatttggatttaaaaaaaaaattcatctaTTTGACCCCTattaccttgaatgaaggtcaaggtcaaagatgaGCAttacatttgtagccagccatacatGCTACCAAtgtgccaaacatcaagccttcatgtgtatagataaaagagcagaagCCTTTTTATAATCTGCaattttgaatgattttttaattttgggcCATATATCTGTCATTATTCATCTCATGATCATAAAACttacacattctgtttcagtggatcatgtttttttatatgagaaaaaaattacccaatttgagatttttaatTTTGACCTTCTTTTGACCCCCATAACAaggccttgaccttgacattctctgataACATGTCACTGAGgctaaaatatgtgtgttttctatataaactatcaTCAAATTTACCCCCTCCTCAGAGGGAATGTGACACCCAGGggccatgaaatttacaattatgATAAAGCACCTCAAGAACCTTCCATCCATGAAGAGTATACCATATGCTGCCAtatctgggtcttgagaagaagatttttggaAATATCTGACAATTTGACCCCACCCCACAGGCCCCTAAGGGgtagggaccatataatttacaattttggtagaCCTTTAGCCAAGGAAGGTTTCTTAAAAATTTCACCAAAAATAGTTCATAAGTTTTTGAGGTGAAGTCgaaaatgtgaaatataagCTACCGACGGACGACACACGAAGATGGACGAAGGCAGATTGGAAAAAGTCACTGAGCTTTGCTCAGGTGACCTTAACAACATAAAACGATCAGTATCCATGACACCTACCCCATATTTGTTCATTGTATTTGGCCTCCCCTTGGGACAGTCACTCTTTTCAAAGTGTTCAAGTTCTTCCATAAAAAGCTGACAGAATTCTTCTGTGAAAACAGGAAATGAGTACACACACTCAGctgaaaaataaatactgttaattatcatcttatattttctgtaataatgtttatgttcaaATTCGTCAACAGCTTTGTTTATGTTCgaacaatgttatatatggttatagggcGAGGATCTCAACTTCTTCAAAGATACAACCCAGAAACAAAGTCCAGACTCCCTAGGGGTGTAAAGTCCCATGTGATGGGGAAAGACCCCTTGGCCTATTTTTAGATCATTGTGTTTATCTTTTGTAGCACAGCAATGCTATGTATGATTATAGAATGAGGATTTACATGGTTTCAAAGAAACATCAAAGAAACTTGGTCCCTAGGGGTGGGAAAAGACATTATTATTGGACACTGctccatggcataagctcaccagcCCTTCAGCCCAGGTGAGAAGAAACCAAGCTTCCTTCGCGACCATGGATATCGATCTCAACCCCCGTGTAAGAGTGTGGCAGGAAGGACTGgacaagcctcgtgctgactggccaaactcttacgctcggattgagatatccctgtccacggaacaggtcaacccatgatagattctattaatccTTGTTAGGGGTTGTATCCATGATAAACTAGTCATGTCTTACCTCCCGTAGAATTGATGACATCTAGCACCTGATCAGCTGTGACATCGTATCGTGAACAAAGTTCAATTAACTCCATAAACTCTCGAGCAAAGTAGCTCTcctaaaataacaaaaaagtaTTAACCAATCTTCAAAGAACAAATTATGCACAAGACCATTTCTCAAGTTACAGTCCTCAttggatatacattgtatgtcaaaggtcaaaatgcaGGTCTGATTGACCTGCTTTTAGTTCCTGACACATACTGTACCCTCATATAAAGTATAAGGCTCCAGTGACAAGTAGCAAAGTTAATAGAACTCGGTTGAGTTTTTCTTTGTAGATAAAATGTCAAGTGTATGTCAGATTGACCACACATAAGTATACTCATGCCTAAAGTATGACGTTCAAGAGACAAATAGAACATGAGAAAGAGTCTGGACAAGGTCAGTGTATGGAAAGATGGAATGATTGACAGAAGCATGGACAGACAGAGACAATCCTATTACTAAATGCCCCACTGGACCCTGGTTCCGAGTCAGGGCATACTAATAAGTGATCCCAGAGGGAACTTGTtaccatattatataatttaattagGTCTCTGCACGTTTGAAAGTTATCTAATTTATAACGATTGATTTGTTATCATGTAGGACTATATATGTAGGCTGTGTTGTAACAGTAAAATTGATTGAGCATTCATGTTGTTATACCTTTAAAGCATAGATTTCTGGATGAAGAGGATGGTACTGATTCTGAATTGTCTCTCTCCTCATCAAATAATCACTGCCAAGATTCCTCCTTCTCGCTCGCTCTAATAAAAGCTAAAATAGGAACGAGTTTATAATTAGATATTGTTTGTGACGGATATTTTATCATCAAGTTCTTTACATAAATCCGTAGGCAGAAGGTAAAAGTATCAAAGTTAGATTCTCTGACCACTCAGGACAGAACAACGAACCAACTTCCTAACAAGACAAAGGAGAGGGATGCAAAAGCCACCATGTTGTCATCCTCTCTAAAATGAATTGGCATATGCTTCTTGGGCGGGGAAAGTGGGAATACTAAATATACAAAGTGGGTAGGGGAGGTGGGAATACCAAATATAAAAAGTGGGTACGGGAGGTGGGAATACCAAATATACAAAGTGGATAGGGGAGGTGGGAATATCAAACATACAAAGTGGATAGGGGAGGTGGGAATACCAAACATACAAAGTGGGATAGGAGAGGTGGGAATACCAAACATACAAAGTGGGATAGGAGAGGTGGGAATACCAAACATACAAAGTGGGTAGGAGAGGTGGGAATACCAAACATACAAAGTGGGTAGGAGAGGTGGGAATACCAAACATACAAAGTGGGTAGGGGAGGTGGGAATACCAAACATACAAAGTGGATAGGAGAGGTGGGAATACCAAACATACAAAGTGGGTAGGAGAGGTGGGAATACCAAACATACAAAGTGGGATAGGGGAGGTGGGAATACCAAACATACAAAGTGGATAGGGGAGGTGGGAATACCAAACATACAAAGTGGATAGGAGAGGTGGGAATACCAAACATACAAAGTGGGATAGGAGAGGTGGGAATACCAAACATACAAAGTGGGTAGGAGAGGTGGGAATACCAAACATACAAAGTGGGTAGGAGAGGTGGGAATACCAAACATACAAAGTGGGTAGGGGAGGTGGGAATACCAAACATACAAAGTGGGTAGGAGAGGTGGGAATACCAAACATACAAAGTGGGTAGGGGAGGTGGGAATACCAAACATACAAAGTGGGTAGGGGAGGTGGGAATACCAAACATACAAAGTGGGTAGGGGAGGTGGGAATACCAAACATACAAAGTGGGTAGGGGAGGTGGGAATACCAAACATACAAAGTGGGTAGGGGAGGTGGGAATACCAAACATACAAAGTGGGTAGGGGAGGTGGGAATACCAAACATACAAAGTGGGTAGGGGAGGTGGGAATACCAAACATACAAAGTGGGTAGGGGAGGTGGGAATACCAAACATACAAAGTACGGGGCTAGCGTTGGCCGAAGGCGGATGCTAGTGGGACATATACAGAACCTCAGGTTCTTTGCgcccacatatatatatatacataacactgtacatgtctgtaacAAGGCATATGCATAAATTGTTATACTTTAAATAACCTGATAGAATAATCTACTCTACAACAAATTATTACCTGATTCAAAACATGATCCATCTTTACTTTAGTATTGCATCCTCTTTGAATcagtttctgaaaaataagcaATAGATAGAAATAGATTTGTTGCATACCACAATCGATTGTTTTTCaattaattcatttgaaaacCTACATCAGTACTGCTGTTTGTCTcttgatacaatgtaataacagtGATCGTCAGTAATCAAGTTTTGACACAAACAACTACAACTACAAacccatttttgttttatattgtttgcctcatttttcatttttgtttctttgtctTCATTGTTACTTCCCACGGCCTATCATCATGATAACTTTCTCTATACTTTAGTGTGAGGTAATTATttctcaaaatgaaaattgaactTAGGGCACCTGTTTTTCCGTCTGTTGCTCTACTCTAGGTAAAGAGAACTTCTCCCTTGTCAAGACCATAGGAAGAAGCGTCTATTTCCCCATCAGGGAAATAAAACTTGTCTCAGGGTTAACAGAGCTACACCTCAGTCATTTTGTCAATGTTTTCAAGATCTCCCTTGGCCTACATGTGTGTCAATGTTTCCCGGATCTCCCTTGACCTACATGTGTGTCAATGTTTTCCAGATCTCCCTTGGCCTACATGTGTGTCAATGTTTTCCAGATCTCCCTTGACCTACATGTGTGTCAATGTTTTCCAGATCTCCCTTGGCCTACATGTGTGTCAATGTTTTCAAGATCTCCCTTGGCCTACATGTGTGTCAATGTTTCCCGAATCTCCCCTGGCCTACATGTGTGTCAATGTTTCCAAGATCTCCCTTGGCCTACATGTGTGTCAATGTTTTCAAGATCTCCCCTGGCCTACATGTGTGTCAATGTTTCCCGAATCTCCCTTGGCCTACATGTGTGTCAATGTTTCCCGAATCTCCCTTGGCCTACATGTGTGTCAATGTTTCCTAGATCTCCCCTGGCCTACATGTGTGTCAATGGTTCCTAGATCTCCCTTGGCCTACATGTGTGTCAATGTTTTCAAGATCTCCTTTGGCCTACATGTGTGTCAATGGTTCCTAGATCTCCCTTGGCCTACATGTGTGTCAATGTTTTCAAGATCTCCCTTGGCCTACATGCGTGTCAATGTTTCCCGGATCTCCCTTGGCCTACATATGTGTGTCAATGTTTTCCAGATCTCCCTTGGCCTACATGTGTGTCAATGTTTCCCGGATCTCCCTTGACCTACATGTGTGTCAATGTTTTCCAGATCTCCCTTGGCCTACATGTGTGTCAATGTTTTCCAGATCTCCCTTGACCTACATGTGTGTCAATGTTTTCCAGATCTCCCTTGGCCTACATGTGTGTCAATGTTTTCAAGATCTCCCTTGGCCTACATGTGTGTCAATGTTTCCCGAATCTCCCCTGGCCTACATGTGTGTCAATGTTTCCAAGATCTCCCTTGGCCTACATGTGTGTCAATGTTTTCAAGATCTCCCCTGGCCTACATGTGTGTCAATGTTTCCCGAATCTCCCTTGGCCTACATGTGTGTCAATGTTTCCCGAATCTCCCTTGGCCTACATGTGTGTCAATGTTTCCTAGATCTCCCCTGGCCTACATGTGTGTCAATGGTTCCTAGATCTCCCTTGGCCTACATGTGTGTCAATGTTTTCAAGATCTCCTTTGGCCTACATGTGTGTCAATGGTTCCTAGATCTCCCTTGGCCTACATGTGTGTCAATGTTTTCAAGATCTCCCTTGGCCTACATGCGTGTCAATGTTTCCCGGATCTCCCTTGGCCTACATATGTGTGTCAATGTTTTCCAGATCTCCCTTGGCCTACATGTGTGTCAATGTTTTCCCGATCTCCCTTGGCCTACATTTGTGTCAATTCTATTTCAATGTGTGATTCAGAAAACCAGACCTGCTGTGTAGTAAGGATAAAAGGTatagaacctacatatgtattgtaatatatattttgttatgtgCAATGTGGAAGTTTGATGTAGAAGTTCGAAGAGAGGTTAACTGAAACTATGTACAAAAAAGGTGAATTAGAGAAAAAAATGGTAAAACGTTTATTTGGCCATAGCTATGATATTTAATTTACTCACATCTCTCCCGAATTTACTCCATCTCTCCCTTATTCACCCCTATCTCTCCCTAATTTACCCACATCTCTCCCTACTTTCCCTACTCTACTCAGATATATGGTGAACTGAAATAATATGGGTCCATTACTATTTTAAACCTGGTTTATTTCACCATGTTTCTCAATAACATATTATACAGTAGGCATGCCACACTTGGATACCTGGCTTCTAGACTGACATGTCTACTGACTGAACTACGTCAGCTAGAGAAATTCTCCCAAGCTGAGTTGGGAAATAACACCCAACTCTTAGGTACAGATGTCATGACGGATACAcattaatgtacaaaatattagCAAAACAACTGCTTACCATCTTATAATCAGTTAAAAACTGGACTTCATTCTCAAAAACAACATGCATGTTGTACTCCTTCAGGAAATAGTTGTGTGTATAAAAACACTTGCAAACAAAAAACTTGGTGTCTGCCatttttgcttgtttttgtttttttcacatCTCACTCTCTGCTCATAAAGAGAATATGATATTGTATGCAAGTCACCAGCAGGCCTCGTTGAGGGTTACAAGGTTTCGCTCAAAAACTGATTTATACCTGAAAAGTTAAACACAACTCTTATTATAAGTTCAACAATCAAATCAGAGTTTTGCTAGTTCATTAGTctttataaacaaatatctatcaTGGTACATCAGTAACCAATATCTATAATGGTACATCAGTGACCAATATCTATCATGGGTTATCAGTAACCAATATCTATCATGGTACATCAGTAACCAATATCTATAATGGTACATCAGTAACCAATATCTATCATGGTACATCAGTAACCAATATCTATCATGGTACATCAGTAACCAATATCTATCATGGTACATCAGTGACCAATATCTATAATGGTACATCAGTAACAGCTGACATTGTACATGACTACATCACAAAGTACAACCAATGTAcataacacctgtgtacaatgtacatgtagctataaaatattaatatgtaccactgtaataggaaggagtatcGAAAAATACCACTAGCTCGGC
This genomic interval carries:
- the LOC117333208 gene encoding LOW QUALITY PROTEIN: 2-oxoglutarate and iron-dependent oxygenase domain-containing protein 2-like (The sequence of the model RefSeq protein was modified relative to this genomic sequence to represent the inferred CDS: inserted 2 bases in 1 codon; deleted 1 base in 1 codon); this encodes MADTKFFVCKCFYTHNYFLKEYNMHVVFENEVQFLTDYKMKLIQRGCNTKVKMDHVLNQLLLERARRRNLGSDYLMRRETIQNQYHPLHPEIYALKESYFAREFMELIELCSRYDVTADQVLDVINSTGAECVYSFPVFTEEFCQLFMEELEHFEKSDCPKGRPNTMNKYGILLNELGFDEEFLNPLRQKYLQKIASILFPDWGVAQLDSHKAFIVQYKMGEDLDLNYHYDNAEVTLNVSLGKTYTGGSLYFGNLRTVPLEDTEXVPEYEHKAGIGIVHRGQHYHGALPIHTGERYNLIVWMRSSKIRNSLCPMCDREPELVETIGYGDGFTQPTVNLCSLI